The following proteins come from a genomic window of Anopheles ziemanni chromosome 3, idAnoZiCoDA_A2_x.2, whole genome shotgun sequence:
- the LOC131286482 gene encoding RNA polymerase II-associated factor 1 homolog isoform X2, whose translation MAPTVQNGANSADKRPVRQQERRSELISRVKYCNTLPDIPFDLKFITYPFENDRFIQYNPTSLERNYRYEVLTEHDLGVTIDLINRDLYQIDHTAQLDPADEKLLEEDIHTPQDSMRSSRHAKSVSWLRKSEYISTEQTRFNPQTMEKVEAKVGFNVKKSLREETLYMDREAQIKAIDKTFEDNTKPITTHYSKPGVTPVEVLPLFPDFANWKYPCAQVIFDSDPAPSGKNVPAQIEEMSQAMIRGVMDESGEQFVAYFLPTEDTLEKRRRDLVNETLYEDEEEYEYKMAREYNWNVKSKASKGYEENYYLVLRPDGIYYNELETRVRLSKRRQKNAQQQSNTKLVVKHRPLNASEHRMQRYRERQLEPPGEEDDEDIEEEEEEEEDEEVQGSQTQAADGKRDDDGKENRDEDRSRSGSRSRSRSRASNRSRSSRSRSRSVSRSRSRSKSGSRSRSRSVASGSRSRSRSPARSQSRSVSRSRSRSGSNRRSGSRSVSRSRSRSRSRSRSGSRSGSGSRSRSGTPDGGGSRSGSASRSGSESE comes from the exons ATGGCTCCGACTGTCCAGAACGGTGCCAATAGTGCCGATAAACGGCCGGTTCGTCAGCAAGAGCGCAG ATCGGAGCTGATTTCCCGTGTGAAGTACTGCAACACACTCCCGGATATTCCGTTCGATCTCAAGTTTATCACTTATCCCTTCGAAAACGATCGTTTTATCCAGTACAATCCGACCTCGTTGGAGAGGAACTATCGGTACGAGGTGCTTACCGAGCACGATCTCGGAGTTACAATTGACTTGATCAATCGAGACCTGTATCAAATTGATCACACGGCCCAGCTTGATCCTGCCGATGAAAAGCTGCTCGAGGAAGATATCCATACGCCGCAGGACTCGATGCGTAGCAGTCGCCATGCGAAGAGTGTCTCCTGGTTGCGAAAATCGGAGTACATCTCCACCGAGCAGACCCGTTTCAATCCGCAAACGATGGAGAAGGTCGAGGCGAAGGTTGGCTTTAACGTCAAGAAAAGTTTGCGCGAAGAAACGCTGTACATGGATCGGGAGGCCCAAATTAAGGCTATCGATAAAACGTTCGAGGATAACACGAAACCGATCACGACCCACTACAGCAAACCGGGTGTCACGCCTGTCGAGGTGCTGCCCCTGTTCCCGGATTTCGCCAACTGGAAGTACCCGTGCGCACAGGTCATATTCGATTCCGATCCGGCACCGAGCGGCAAGAACGTTCCGGCACAGATCGAGGAAATGTCGCAGGCCATGATTCGCGGTGTGATGGACGAGAGTGGCGAACAGTTCGTAGCATACTTCCTACCAACGGAGGACACACTCGAAAAGCGTCGTCGCGATCTGGTGAACGAAACGCTATACGAAGACGAGGAGGAGTACGAGTACAAGATGGCTCGCGAGTACAACTGGAACGTGAAGAGCAAGGCCTCCAAGGGCTACGAGGAGAACTACTACCTTGTGCTGCGTCCGGACGGTATCTACTACAACGAGCTGGAAACAAGGGTCCGTTTGAGCAAGCGTCGCCAAAAGAACGCCCAGCAGCAAAGCAATACGAAGCTTGTCGTGAAGCATCGACCGTTGAATGCGTCCGAGCATCGCATGCAACGTTATCGCGAGCGCCAGCTCGAACCACCGGGCGAAGAGGATGATGAGGACatcgaggaggaagaggaagaagaggaagaCGAAGAGGTTCAAGGATCCCAGACGCAGGCCGCTGACGGTAAACGAGACGATGATGGTAAAGAAAATCGAGACGAAGATAGGAGTCGTTCTGGAAGTCGCTCTCGATCACGCTCCCGTGCATCGAACCGATCCCGTTCGTCACGTTCAAGATCAAG ATCCGTTTCGAGAAGTCGCAGTCGATCAAAGTCGGGAAGCCGCAGTCGCAGCAGGTCGGTGGCATCTGGAAGCCGCAGTCGCAGTCGTTCTCCGGCAAGAAGCCAGAGTCGCAGCGTGTCACGTTCGCGGTCACGTTCCGGTTCTAATCGACGATCCGGTTCCCGTTCGGTATCACGCTCGCGCTCTCGCTCTCGTTCTCGTTCTCGTTCCGGTTCACGTTCCGGCTCCGGTTCTCGCAGTCGTTCCGGTACccctgatggtggtggttccCGAAGTGGTTCGGCCAGCCGATCGGGCAGCGAGTCAGAATAA
- the LOC131286482 gene encoding RNA polymerase II-associated factor 1 homolog isoform X1, which translates to MAPTVQNGANSADKRPVRQQERRSELISRVKYCNTLPDIPFDLKFITYPFENDRFIQYNPTSLERNYRYEVLTEHDLGVTIDLINRDLYQIDHTAQLDPADEKLLEEDIHTPQDSMRSSRHAKSVSWLRKSEYISTEQTRFNPQTMEKVEAKVGFNVKKSLREETLYMDREAQIKAIDKTFEDNTKPITTHYSKPGVTPVEVLPLFPDFANWKYPCAQVIFDSDPAPSGKNVPAQIEEMSQAMIRGVMDESGEQFVAYFLPTEDTLEKRRRDLVNETLYEDEEEYEYKMAREYNWNVKSKASKGYEENYYLVLRPDGIYYNELETRVRLSKRRQKNAQQQSNTKLVVKHRPLNASEHRMQRYRERQLEPPGEEDDEDIEEEEEEEEDEEVQGSQTQAADGKRDDDGKENRDEDRSRSGSRSRSRSRASNRSRSSRSRSRSGTKSQSRSVSRSRSRSKSGSRSRSRSVASGSRSRSRSPARSQSRSVSRSRSRSGSNRRSGSRSVSRSRSRSRSRSRSGSRSGSGSRSRSGTPDGGGSRSGSASRSGSESE; encoded by the exons ATGGCTCCGACTGTCCAGAACGGTGCCAATAGTGCCGATAAACGGCCGGTTCGTCAGCAAGAGCGCAG ATCGGAGCTGATTTCCCGTGTGAAGTACTGCAACACACTCCCGGATATTCCGTTCGATCTCAAGTTTATCACTTATCCCTTCGAAAACGATCGTTTTATCCAGTACAATCCGACCTCGTTGGAGAGGAACTATCGGTACGAGGTGCTTACCGAGCACGATCTCGGAGTTACAATTGACTTGATCAATCGAGACCTGTATCAAATTGATCACACGGCCCAGCTTGATCCTGCCGATGAAAAGCTGCTCGAGGAAGATATCCATACGCCGCAGGACTCGATGCGTAGCAGTCGCCATGCGAAGAGTGTCTCCTGGTTGCGAAAATCGGAGTACATCTCCACCGAGCAGACCCGTTTCAATCCGCAAACGATGGAGAAGGTCGAGGCGAAGGTTGGCTTTAACGTCAAGAAAAGTTTGCGCGAAGAAACGCTGTACATGGATCGGGAGGCCCAAATTAAGGCTATCGATAAAACGTTCGAGGATAACACGAAACCGATCACGACCCACTACAGCAAACCGGGTGTCACGCCTGTCGAGGTGCTGCCCCTGTTCCCGGATTTCGCCAACTGGAAGTACCCGTGCGCACAGGTCATATTCGATTCCGATCCGGCACCGAGCGGCAAGAACGTTCCGGCACAGATCGAGGAAATGTCGCAGGCCATGATTCGCGGTGTGATGGACGAGAGTGGCGAACAGTTCGTAGCATACTTCCTACCAACGGAGGACACACTCGAAAAGCGTCGTCGCGATCTGGTGAACGAAACGCTATACGAAGACGAGGAGGAGTACGAGTACAAGATGGCTCGCGAGTACAACTGGAACGTGAAGAGCAAGGCCTCCAAGGGCTACGAGGAGAACTACTACCTTGTGCTGCGTCCGGACGGTATCTACTACAACGAGCTGGAAACAAGGGTCCGTTTGAGCAAGCGTCGCCAAAAGAACGCCCAGCAGCAAAGCAATACGAAGCTTGTCGTGAAGCATCGACCGTTGAATGCGTCCGAGCATCGCATGCAACGTTATCGCGAGCGCCAGCTCGAACCACCGGGCGAAGAGGATGATGAGGACatcgaggaggaagaggaagaagaggaagaCGAAGAGGTTCAAGGATCCCAGACGCAGGCCGCTGACGGTAAACGAGACGATGATGGTAAAGAAAATCGAGACGAAGATAGGAGTCGTTCTGGAAGTCGCTCTCGATCACGCTCCCGTGCATCGAACCGATCCCGTTCGTCACGTTCAAGATCAAG ATCGGGTACAAAATCTCAGTCCAGATCCGTTTCGAGAAGTCGCAGTCGATCAAAGTCGGGAAGCCGCAGTCGCAGCAGGTCGGTGGCATCTGGAAGCCGCAGTCGCAGTCGTTCTCCGGCAAGAAGCCAGAGTCGCAGCGTGTCACGTTCGCGGTCACGTTCCGGTTCTAATCGACGATCCGGTTCCCGTTCGGTATCACGCTCGCGCTCTCGCTCTCGTTCTCGTTCTCGTTCCGGTTCACGTTCCGGCTCCGGTTCTCGCAGTCGTTCCGGTACccctgatggtggtggttccCGAAGTGGTTCGGCCAGCCGATCGGGCAGCGAGTCAGAATAA